The sequence below is a genomic window from Terriglobia bacterium.
CCTTGCGGTATCGTGCACGGCGGGTTGGAGTTTCCCGCATAAGTATAAGTCAGGGAATAATCGGCTGACAGGTTGCTCGAATTGCCCAGTTCCATCAGTACTGGCTGGAGCCGGCTGTTATACTGGCGCGTTTCCTGCGACTGCGCGCAGCCCTGGCCCCCGCACATCGTGCTGATGGCGCCCCAAGGCGTATAGGTGATGCTCGATACGGCCATATTCGCGCCGTACGTCAAGCTGGTTGGCCGCTGGTTCACGTCGATTCCCAGTCGATTCCCTGGTTCACGATGAATCCCGCCGGGTTTGTATAGCTCGTCACGTCATCCGCCAAGCGCAAATTGTCGAAATTTTCCGGAGATCTCATTTCTGGGGTGTTATAGATAAACTGGACAGCTTTGCTGAACGATTGCGGCCTTTGCGGACCCTGCGCACCGAATCGCCTGAACCAGGGTGGAGCACGCCAGGCCGATCACATGCCTAGTCCTTCCCCGGGGCCGATGCCCGTAACGAAACGAGTGCCGCAACCCTTTCAAGGCGGCAGGAAGTGTGTTAGCCTGATGGTTGTGCCGGGGCTGGCTATGAGGTCACACCCTTGCGCAATCGCTTATGGCCTCGATTGTGCCTTCGCTGCTCGCAGGAGACTTTGCCCGGCTGGGAGAATCACTGGGACTTATCGAGGCTCTGGGAGTGTCGTCCGTCCATATTGACGTCATGGATGGCCATTTCCGGCCCCAGATTTCTGTCGGGCAACCGGTCGTTCGCAGCATCCGAAAGGCGACCCGTTTGAAGGTGGACGTTCACCTGATGATTGAGCGCCCTGAGCGTTATATCGAGGACTTTGTTGAAGCTGGCACGGATTCCCTCGCAATCCACCTTGAGACAACCCAGAACATAAGCCTGGCCATTGGCGCGGCGCGAAAATTGGGAGTGAAAGTGGGCGTGGCCCTGAACGCTGCTACGCCGGTGGCAAGCTGCTTCGAAGTCCTGGAAGACCTCAATTTTGTAGTGGTGGAGACGGGGAGTGGAAGCCTTTTGCAGCGGTCCCTCAAAAGAGTGGCAACCTTCGTTAGGGCGCGCGAGAGCGCTGGATTGAAATTCGCCGTAGCGGCAGAGGGGGATGTCGGCGCCGGCGAAGCGGAACAATTATTACTTGCGGGTGTAGACATCCTTGTGGTGGGTCCAGCCATCTTTGATAGAAAAGGGCGTGGCGAAGCCATGCGCGCGCTAACGCAGGCATTGAGCGGTGGTTCCCCAGCTTTCGGGCAGGGAATCAAGTCCCGGGCCCAGTAACTTGGCTGCCGGTTGACAGTTTTGCACTTGGTGCGGGACCTCGAAATTTTCCAGGTTTGCGGGTTTTCACAAGGAAATCATGACAGATTGCTTGCGGCTTAGAGCACAGGACGCGACCCAGGAGGTGGCCGCGCGTGCCTGCATGCGCGGGATAGTTCGGTCGCGACCGCGCTGGATCGGGCTGCTTTCCCTATTGACTGTGGCCGTCATGACGCTGCCCGGTTGCGTTTTGTTTGTGCACAGAGGGCCAACGGACAACCTGCTCCCAACCGGCCAGCAGCCCGACAAGATTCTCTATGAAAAGTCCCTTGACGCCATAAACCACGGCCATTATGACGTTGGCCGGCTGACACTCCAGGCGCTGCTCAATACTTATCCCGACAGCGAATACCTCGCTAAAGCCAAATTGGCGATTGCGGATTCCTACTTTGAGCAGGGTGGGACCGCAGGACTTACCGAATCCGAGGCCGAGTACAAGGATTTCCAGACCTTCTTCCCGACAGCTCCCGAGGCGCCGATGGCCCAGTACCGAGTGGCCATGTCGCACTTCCGGCTGATGGGGAAACCCGACCGCGACCTGACCCAGATCCGGCTGGCCGAGGCGGAGTTTAAGGAATTTCTTCTGAAGTATCCTGACAGCGATCTGATGCCCCGCGCCAAGGCCCGATTGCGCGAGGTCCAGGAAGTCCTGGCTCAGGGTGAATTTGAGATTGCGCGATTCTATTTCGAAAAGCATGCCAATCCGGCAGCTGAGTCTCGCCTGCTGGAAATCGTGGACCATTATCCCTCGTTCAGCGAGGCGGATACGGCATGCTGGTATCTGGCGCAGACATACGAACGTCTGAAAAAGCCGAATGACGCTGTTCCGTATTACGCTCGGATTCTGACCGACTATCCGTTAAGCCCGATGGTATCGGGCGCCAAGGAGCAGCTTGTTGCAATGCACCAACCGGTCCCCAGGGCGAGTAGGGCGACCCTGGCGCGTGCCCACGCCGACGCTCTGCATGATTCTCGTCTGAGCCTGGTGGAGAAGGTCATGGGGACTTTCTCCAGTGCGCCTAACCTCGCTGCCACCCGGCATGGAGCTGTGGTCCTTACGAATCCCTCCAACAACCCGGTGATGATGGCAAAGAATCCCCAGCCCGGTGAGACTTCAGGAACTGCAATCGCTGTCCAGCCGGTGGGCGAGGAAGCCCTGAAGAGCGGCAAAGCCGTTGATCCCGCTGCTTCTGCGGACAATTCGGCGGTCGCCAAGGCGTCGCCCGATCCCAAAGCGAAGGATAAGGCTGCGGACAAGCCCGACGACGAAGCAAAGACAGCCACAGTCCCAAAGAAGAAATCAGGCCCCCTCCACATGTTTAAGATGGTTCTTAAGCCTTTCTGAACGTGTGGCTTAGCCATCCTTACTGCTTCACCCCGGCCCTGAAGAATCTCTGTTCAGGTTCTAGGCTCGCACTGGCAAAGTCTGGGGCCTTGGCCAAGAGGCCTCCGCCGAAGGCGCATCTCAACGAGTGCTCCATTTTGGTACAACTTCCTTCGGCGCCTTGGTATAAGAGATGCGGTGCCCGCAAGTTGACCGGCTCGCGGCCTGACGATATAGTAATCTAACCTTAAGCTTTACCAGTGACCTGTTAACGATCCGCACTTCCGGAGAGGCTTTTCAGTGCCTGGGATGCAGATCGGGTGCAACGGGGATTGGAGCGAGAGTGCAAACCGAGATCCCCAAGGTCTATTCCCCTGAATCCATTGAGCCTTACTGGGCACGGGTATGGGTTGAGAAGGAGCTCTACCGCCCGGCGGACGATCCTTCCTGTCCGCGTTTCAGCCTGGTGATCCCGCCGCCCAACGTGACCGGGTCGCTCCACATTGGGCACATGCTGGAACACACGGAGATTGACATCCTGATGCGTTGGCATCGCATGCGCGGAGAAGACGTTCTGTGGCTACCGGGGACCGACCACGCTTCCATTGCCACTCAAATGGTGGTGGAGCAGGAGATCGGACGCGAAGCTCTGCCGGAACTTGGGGGTCAAGCGTCGGCAACAGCTTCCTGGAGGCGCGAGGGCCGCCGTCTGCGGATTGAAATGGGCCGGTCGAAGTTCCTTGAGCGCTGCTGGCAATGGAAGGAACAGAGCGGCGGGAGGATCAGGAAGCAGATGGAGCGGCTGGGCGCTTCGGTTGACTGGACGCGCGAGCGTTTCACGATGGATGCCGAGTACTCGCGTGCCGTCTTCCAGGTATTTGCCCGGCTCTACAACGATGGTTTAATTTATCGGGGCACCTACATCGTCAACTGGTGCCCGCGTTGCGGAACGGCGGTGAGTGATCTTGAAGTGGCACACGAGGAGCGTGCCGGCAAGCTCTGGTACATCCGGTATCCGTTTGAAGACGGTCGCGACTACATCACTGTCGCAACAACGCGTCCGGAAACCATGCTGGGCGATACCGCCGTGGCAGTGAATCCCAAGGATGAGCGATACCGTCATGCCGTGGGCCGGAGACTGGCACTTCCGCTGCTCAAACGCGTCATTCCCATTGTTGCCGATGAATTTGTCGATCCGAACTTCGGGACAGGCGCGGTGAAAGTCACGCCCGCCCACGATCCCAACGACTTTGCCATCGCCGGCCGTCATAGCCTGCCGCAGTTGAAGGTTCTGGATGAAGAGGCGCGCATGACGGAGGCCGCCGGCCCTTACCAGGGACTCGATCGCTACAAAGCTCGGGAGCGCATCCTGGATGATCTTCGATTAGCCGGGCTCCTGGAGAGAGAAGAGGACTACGCTTTAAGCGTGGGCATCTGCAGCCGCTGCAAAACTGTGGTTGAGCCGATCCTGTCAAAACAATGGTTCATGAAGATGCAGCCTCTGGCCGGACCCGCCATCCGCGCGGTGGAGGAAGGCCGCATCAGGATTGTTCCCGAGAACTACCGCAAGATCTATCTGGACTGGATGTCCAACATTCACGACTGGTGCATTTCGCGCCAGCTCTGGTGGGGCCACCGCATCCCGGTCTGGACGTGCAGGCAGTGCGGCGAGGTGATTGTTTCGGAAGAGTCGCCGGCGACCTGCCCAAAGTGCGCGGGCAGAGATCTTCAGCCTGAGACCGATGTTCTCGACACCTGGTTCAGCTCGGCGTTGTGGCCGTTCGCAACGCTCGGCTGGCCGGAAGATACGGCCGACCTGCGCCGCTACTATCCCACCGACCTGATGATCATGGGCTTTGACATCCTGTTCTTCTGGGGCGCGCGCATGATCATGATGGGCCTGAAGTTCATGGATGACGTGCCGTTTCGCGAGCTCTACATCCATGCTCTGGTCCGCGACGCCGAACGACAGAAGATGTCAAAGACCAAGGGCAATGTGATTGACCCGCTCGAGGTGACGGAGCAATACGGAACAGATGCCGTCCGCTTTGCGCTGGCCATTAGCGCCGCGCCGGGCACCGACATCGCTTTCAGCTACGACAAGATTAAATCGTACCGCGCTTTTGCCAACAAAATCTGGAACGCCAGTCGTTTTATTCTGATGAACCTCGAGAAGCTTGCTCCGGAAGTCCGCACGCGCATCTCAGCCGCGACAAAAGCGGCTCCAGAGAATGGGTTTGGGCCTCTGCCAACAGCGCCGACCCTGGCGCTGGCGGACCAATGGATGTTTTCACGGCTGGCGGCCATCACAAAGGAAATTGAAGAGGCCCTGGCGGACTACCGCTTCCACGAAGCTTCCTTCAAGGTCTATCACTTCTTTTGGGGTGAGTTCTGCGACTGGTATCTCGAATGGATTAAGCCGGAAATCGCCAGGACGCTGGGCCCGGATGATTCCTGCAACTCCTGGGCGAACCTCCTGCTGATTTTCGAATCGGCGCTTCACCTGTTGCACCCGTTCATGCCGTTTATCACGGAAGAGCTCTGGCATCGCCTGCCCAATCGCGCCGATGAGGTATCAATTTCCCTCACGCCTTTTGCGCTGGTGAGTGCGCGGGCCGCGAATCCGGTTGCGGAAAAAGACTTTGAGAACATCCGCAGCCTGGTGGTGGCGGCGCGTAACGCCAAAGCGGAATCAGGTTTGCAGAAAGAAAATGTCGGGGCGCGAACGGCGAGTGAAGATGCGGCGATTCTTGACCTTTTCAATGTTCACCGGCAAACCGTTCTGAGGCTGGCCGGGCTTGAATCGCTGGAGACCGTTTCCGGGGGGCTTGAAGGGGGAATCCCCGTGACCTCCGCATTTGAATTTCAGCTTGTCCACCACAAGCAGGTTGACGATGACGTCGAGCGTGCGCGGCTCGGCAGGGAAAAGGAGAAGTTGGAAGGGGCATTGTTTCGCGTGAAAAAGCAGCTCGAAAACAGAAGCTTTCTGGATCGCGCGCCCGAGGATGTTGTTCGGAAGACCGAAAACCATCGCGCCGAGCTTGAAGTTCAATTTCAGAAAGTTGTTGAGTCTCTCGAAAGGCTGGGATGACCGCGTGGCGGGAATGAATCAAGGCCATTCTGCATCGCTCGACGAGATGGTGTCAGGCCTTCCTGTGCAGCAGGTCCGCAGGGTCGTGTCCCGCGCCCTGGTTGAAGACCTCGGCGACGGCGATTTGACCACCAGCCTGACTGTCCCTGAGACGGCCAAGGCGCGGGGGACGTTCTATTCCAAGCAGCCTTTGGTGGTGGCCGGGCTTCCCGTGGCGGCAGAAGTTTTTAGAATGCTGGAACCGGACTACGAGTGGAAGGCCGTGACATCGGACGGCACCGCCGTGCTTGCGGGTGAGCCATTGGCCACGGTGGAAGGAAAAGCCGCCACACTGCTCTCCGGCGAACGCGTGGCGTTGAATTTTCTTCAACGCTTGAGCGGAATCGCGACCCTTACACGGAAATTCAAAGACCAACTGCGAGGGCTGAAGACGGAATTGCTGGACACCCGCAAGACCTCTCCGGGCCTGCGAATTCTTGAGAAGTACGCTGTCAGCATGGGCGGCGGGACGAACCACCGGATGGGGCTCGATGACGGAATCCTGATCAAGAACAACCATATTGCGATTGCGGGCGGCATCGGTGCCGCAATCCAGCGGGTGCGGCCGGGACGTCCAGCCCGGATGCCGATTGAGGTCGAGGTCCGAACTCCCCAGGAGCTTGAAGAAGCGATTGGCGCTGGCGCCGATCTTGCCCTGCTGGACAACATGTCGCCCGGCGAAGTGGCGGAGTGCGTCAGCCTGGCCCGAGGGCGCGTGCTGCTGGAAGTATCAGGCGGCGTGAGTCTTGAAAACGTGCATGCCTACGCCGAGACAGGCGTTGACAGAATTTCCGTTGGCGCGCTGACGCACTCGGCGCCTGCCGTTGATATCCATTTCCTGATTGAGCCTTTTTAAGTGGAACCGGCGCGCTCCGGCGCGCGAGCGGCTTTGGGCAAGGGCGCCCGGTCCATGCGCCATGGGGAACAGGCATGAGCCTCGGAACCACAGATCACAAGATCGATCGACTGGTCCACCTGCTGGTCAAGAACGCGACCGTGGTGGTGCCCGGGCCCAAGATCGCCTCTGAGATTGGCGTTTCAAGGTCCACGGTGTGGGAGTGGATCGAAAAACTGCGCGAACTGGGCGTTGCCATCAAGGGACATGCAAGCCACGGCTACCAGCTTGAGAAATTGCCCGATGTTCTCGTGCCGAGCCTGGTGCGGGCTGAACTCCCGAACGCAGAAATCGGGCATAAGGTCATCCACTACTTTCGCACTGATTCGACCAACAGCGCAGCACTCGAATTGGGCGCCCAGGCTGCGCCTCATGGCACGGTGGTCATCGCCGAAGAGCAGACAG
It includes:
- a CDS encoding outer membrane protein assembly factor BamD, coding for MRGIVRSRPRWIGLLSLLTVAVMTLPGCVLFVHRGPTDNLLPTGQQPDKILYEKSLDAINHGHYDVGRLTLQALLNTYPDSEYLAKAKLAIADSYFEQGGTAGLTESEAEYKDFQTFFPTAPEAPMAQYRVAMSHFRLMGKPDRDLTQIRLAEAEFKEFLLKYPDSDLMPRAKARLREVQEVLAQGEFEIARFYFEKHANPAAESRLLEIVDHYPSFSEADTACWYLAQTYERLKKPNDAVPYYARILTDYPLSPMVSGAKEQLVAMHQPVPRASRATLARAHADALHDSRLSLVEKVMGTFSSAPNLAATRHGAVVLTNPSNNPVMMAKNPQPGETSGTAIAVQPVGEEALKSGKAVDPAASADNSAVAKASPDPKAKDKAADKPDDEAKTATVPKKKSGPLHMFKMVLKPF
- a CDS encoding ribulose-phosphate 3-epimerase, with translation MASIVPSLLAGDFARLGESLGLIEALGVSSVHIDVMDGHFRPQISVGQPVVRSIRKATRLKVDVHLMIERPERYIEDFVEAGTDSLAIHLETTQNISLAIGAARKLGVKVGVALNAATPVASCFEVLEDLNFVVVETGSGSLLQRSLKRVATFVRARESAGLKFAVAAEGDVGAGEAEQLLLAGVDILVVGPAIFDRKGRGEAMRALTQALSGGSPAFGQGIKSRAQ
- the nadC gene encoding carboxylating nicotinate-nucleotide diphosphorylase, whose product is MNQGHSASLDEMVSGLPVQQVRRVVSRALVEDLGDGDLTTSLTVPETAKARGTFYSKQPLVVAGLPVAAEVFRMLEPDYEWKAVTSDGTAVLAGEPLATVEGKAATLLSGERVALNFLQRLSGIATLTRKFKDQLRGLKTELLDTRKTSPGLRILEKYAVSMGGGTNHRMGLDDGILIKNNHIAIAGGIGAAIQRVRPGRPARMPIEVEVRTPQELEEAIGAGADLALLDNMSPGEVAECVSLARGRVLLEVSGGVSLENVHAYAETGVDRISVGALTHSAPAVDIHFLIEPF
- a CDS encoding valine--tRNA ligase, which gives rise to MQTEIPKVYSPESIEPYWARVWVEKELYRPADDPSCPRFSLVIPPPNVTGSLHIGHMLEHTEIDILMRWHRMRGEDVLWLPGTDHASIATQMVVEQEIGREALPELGGQASATASWRREGRRLRIEMGRSKFLERCWQWKEQSGGRIRKQMERLGASVDWTRERFTMDAEYSRAVFQVFARLYNDGLIYRGTYIVNWCPRCGTAVSDLEVAHEERAGKLWYIRYPFEDGRDYITVATTRPETMLGDTAVAVNPKDERYRHAVGRRLALPLLKRVIPIVADEFVDPNFGTGAVKVTPAHDPNDFAIAGRHSLPQLKVLDEEARMTEAAGPYQGLDRYKARERILDDLRLAGLLEREEDYALSVGICSRCKTVVEPILSKQWFMKMQPLAGPAIRAVEEGRIRIVPENYRKIYLDWMSNIHDWCISRQLWWGHRIPVWTCRQCGEVIVSEESPATCPKCAGRDLQPETDVLDTWFSSALWPFATLGWPEDTADLRRYYPTDLMIMGFDILFFWGARMIMMGLKFMDDVPFRELYIHALVRDAERQKMSKTKGNVIDPLEVTEQYGTDAVRFALAISAAPGTDIAFSYDKIKSYRAFANKIWNASRFILMNLEKLAPEVRTRISAATKAAPENGFGPLPTAPTLALADQWMFSRLAAITKEIEEALADYRFHEASFKVYHFFWGEFCDWYLEWIKPEIARTLGPDDSCNSWANLLLIFESALHLLHPFMPFITEELWHRLPNRADEVSISLTPFALVSARAANPVAEKDFENIRSLVVAARNAKAESGLQKENVGARTASEDAAILDLFNVHRQTVLRLAGLESLETVSGGLEGGIPVTSAFEFQLVHHKQVDDDVERARLGREKEKLEGALFRVKKQLENRSFLDRAPEDVVRKTENHRAELEVQFQKVVESLERLG